A window of Thermococcus aggregans contains these coding sequences:
- the gdhA gene encoding glutamate dehydrogenase: MVELDPFEMAIKQLERAAQYIDISEEALEFLKRPQRILEVSIPVEMDDGSVKVFTGFRVQHNWALGPTKGGIRWHPEETLSTVKALATWMTWKCATLGLPYGGGKGGVIVDPKKLSDREKERLARGYIRAVYDIISPYTDIPAPDVYTNPQIMAWMMDEYEAISRRKVPSFGIITGKPVIVGGSLGRNTATAQGAIFTIREAAKALGMDLKGKTIAVQGYGNAGYYAAKLAREQLGMKVVAVSDSKGGIYNPDGLDPDEVLKWKKEHGTVQDFPGATNITNEELLELEVDVLAPAAIEGVITKDNADKVKAKIVAEIANGPVTPEADEILYEKGILQIPDFLCNAGGVTVSYFEWVQNLMGYYWTEEEVREKLDRKMTEAFWGVYNIHKEKNIHMRDAAYVRAVSRVYEAMKARGWVKK, translated from the coding sequence ATGGTTGAACTAGACCCATTTGAGATGGCAATTAAGCAGTTAGAAAGAGCTGCTCAATATATAGACATAAGCGAAGAAGCCCTTGAGTTTTTAAAGAGACCACAAAGAATTCTTGAAGTTAGCATTCCAGTTGAGATGGATGACGGTTCTGTAAAGGTTTTCACAGGTTTTAGAGTTCAGCACAACTGGGCTCTCGGTCCAACAAAGGGTGGTATTAGATGGCACCCAGAGGAAACCCTAAGCACCGTTAAAGCATTGGCTACTTGGATGACTTGGAAATGTGCTACTTTGGGATTGCCCTATGGTGGAGGTAAGGGTGGAGTAATAGTTGACCCTAAGAAGCTCAGTGATAGAGAGAAGGAAAGACTCGCTAGAGGTTATATAAGAGCTGTTTATGACATAATAAGCCCATACACCGATATCCCTGCTCCAGACGTTTACACTAACCCACAAATCATGGCATGGATGATGGATGAATATGAAGCAATTTCAAGAAGAAAAGTTCCATCCTTCGGTATCATCACAGGTAAGCCAGTTATAGTTGGTGGTTCTTTAGGAAGAAACACTGCTACTGCTCAAGGTGCTATATTCACTATAAGAGAAGCCGCAAAGGCTCTTGGCATGGACCTCAAGGGCAAGACAATAGCAGTCCAAGGTTATGGTAACGCCGGTTACTATGCTGCCAAGCTTGCTAGGGAGCAACTTGGCATGAAGGTTGTCGCAGTTAGCGACAGCAAGGGCGGCATCTACAACCCAGACGGACTCGATCCAGACGAAGTTCTCAAGTGGAAGAAGGAACACGGCACAGTCCAAGACTTCCCAGGTGCGACCAACATAACTAACGAGGAGCTCCTCGAACTTGAGGTTGACGTTCTCGCTCCAGCAGCCATTGAGGGTGTAATCACCAAGGACAACGCTGACAAGGTTAAGGCCAAGATAGTCGCCGAGATTGCCAACGGTCCAGTCACCCCCGAGGCAGATGAGATACTCTACGAGAAGGGCATACTTCAGATTCCAGACTTCCTCTGTAACGCCGGTGGTGTTACAGTCAGCTACTTCGAGTGGGTACAAAACTTGATGGGCTACTACTGGACAGAAGAGGAAGTAAGAGAGAAGCTTGACAGAAAGATGACTGAGGCATTCTGGGGCGTTTACAACATCCACAAGGAGAAGAACATCCACATGAGAGACGCTGCTTACGTAAGGGCAGTTAGCAGAGTATACGAAGCCATGAAGGCTCGCGGATGGGTTAAGAAGTGA
- a CDS encoding sodium-dependent transporter, whose protein sequence is MEQRDRWATKLGLILAMAGNAIGLGNFWRFPYQAAVNGGGAFMIPYFVALFLLGVPIMWAEWVEGRYGGKYGHGTLGPTFYLMARESLKPKSAVIFGMIGGMLAFSVTTLLNSYYLHIVGWSAAYTYFSATGAYFGKDSVEFLISYLSNNTQVFLFWAISVGLLGIAVGQGVSKGIERWVKVMMPLLYVAAILLVIRSLTLGSPVKPEWSSIKGFEYLWEPRFSEVTFKSALAAAGQIFFTLSLGMGIIQNYASYLGPEDDVALSGLATVSLNEFAEVILGGSIAIPIAFAYLGPEKAIAGGVGLAYIALPNVFMNMPAGQLFGAAWFLLLWFAGFTSAIAMYNYLVALLEEDLKISRKTGSAIVFALYFILGLPVVLDPTKATIDLYYLTELDNWVGSYLLVVLGLFDIIVAVWLFKPDNFWEELHKGAYIRIPNWVKPIITYIAPIYTIILLLGSTWDYYKAGYFKAVPSYVSAPEYANWVWYARGMIIFILIIGAVEAYLAIKKKYGEELEKNEVIIKV, encoded by the coding sequence ATGGAGCAGAGGGATAGATGGGCAACCAAATTAGGGTTGATATTAGCTATGGCAGGAAATGCCATTGGTCTAGGAAACTTCTGGAGATTCCCATACCAAGCCGCCGTAAATGGTGGCGGTGCATTCATGATACCTTACTTTGTTGCACTGTTCCTCCTCGGAGTTCCCATCATGTGGGCAGAGTGGGTCGAAGGTAGGTACGGAGGTAAGTATGGCCATGGTACATTGGGTCCAACGTTCTATCTGATGGCCAGAGAAAGTTTGAAGCCAAAAAGTGCCGTCATCTTTGGTATGATCGGTGGTATGTTGGCATTCTCAGTCACAACACTGCTTAACAGCTATTATCTGCACATTGTAGGCTGGTCAGCTGCTTATACATACTTTAGCGCAACCGGAGCATACTTTGGAAAGGACTCTGTAGAATTCCTTATTAGCTATCTCAGCAACAATACGCAAGTGTTCTTATTCTGGGCAATCTCAGTAGGACTATTAGGCATTGCAGTTGGTCAAGGTGTTAGCAAAGGTATTGAGAGATGGGTCAAGGTAATGATGCCACTGCTGTACGTGGCGGCAATACTCCTTGTCATAAGGTCCCTCACCCTTGGTTCCCCAGTTAAGCCGGAATGGAGCTCAATCAAGGGATTTGAGTACCTATGGGAGCCAAGATTTAGTGAAGTGACCTTTAAGTCAGCTCTTGCAGCAGCGGGACAGATATTCTTCACGCTCTCCCTTGGTATGGGTATCATACAGAACTATGCCTCTTACCTTGGTCCAGAGGATGACGTTGCACTTTCAGGTCTGGCAACGGTTTCACTAAATGAGTTTGCTGAAGTTATCCTCGGTGGTTCAATTGCCATACCAATAGCCTTTGCTTACTTAGGCCCAGAAAAGGCTATAGCCGGTGGCGTTGGATTAGCGTACATAGCGTTGCCAAACGTCTTTATGAACATGCCTGCTGGACAGCTCTTCGGTGCAGCATGGTTCCTCCTCCTATGGTTTGCAGGATTCACCTCAGCTATAGCAATGTACAACTACCTTGTTGCCCTGCTTGAAGAGGATCTCAAGATAAGCAGAAAGACAGGCTCCGCAATAGTCTTTGCACTTTACTTCATCTTGGGACTTCCAGTTGTCCTCGATCCAACAAAAGCAACTATCGACCTTTACTACCTAACAGAGCTTGACAACTGGGTTGGTTCATACTTGCTCGTCGTGCTTGGACTCTTTGACATCATAGTTGCAGTGTGGCTCTTCAAGCCAGACAACTTCTGGGAGGAACTTCACAAAGGAGCATACATTAGAATTCCAAACTGGGTCAAACCGATTATTACGTACATAGCCCCAATTTACACAATAATACTCTTGCTAGGAAGTACATGGGATTACTACAAGGCTGGATACTTTAAAGCAGTACCTAGTTATGTGAGTGCACCAGAATACGCCAACTGGGTCTGGTATGCAAGAGGTATGATAATATTCATTCTCATCATTGGTGCCGTTGAAGCTTATTTAGCCATCAAGAAGAAGTACGGCGAAGAGCTCGAGAAGAACGAGGTTATCATAAAGGTCTGA
- a CDS encoding alpha-glucosidase yields MKSPELLRETAKVLEETEEKIKSLTVLSPRRKQSALNKIREAKENFRKLADDVVIDNEELANFFLKRAVRLKNATNDKTIEKLGEKEYMKDVEAMLKYSKAAPYDFAGYMKYVNRAYKAYVWGMVSFFVTTTFLPVEFKITSLILLIPILLSLLSLRKRGYTGLMLAFAAVPIPLITGALAVRAYSEVFITPNALQEAAQGLGVSATTAQIIAGVMVLFGIAELLLLSYAIYMFYKHRHAFL; encoded by the coding sequence GTGAAGAGTCCAGAACTTCTTAGGGAAACTGCAAAGGTTTTAGAAGAGACAGAGGAAAAAATTAAGAGCCTAACTGTCCTTTCACCGAGAAGGAAACAGAGTGCTCTAAATAAAATAAGGGAAGCAAAGGAAAATTTTAGAAAACTGGCAGATGACGTTGTTATTGATAACGAAGAGCTTGCCAACTTTTTCTTAAAGAGGGCTGTTAGGTTAAAGAACGCTACAAATGATAAAACCATAGAAAAACTGGGAGAAAAAGAATATATGAAAGATGTAGAGGCAATGCTCAAATACTCTAAAGCGGCACCATATGATTTCGCTGGATATATGAAGTACGTAAACAGAGCCTATAAAGCATACGTGTGGGGAATGGTAAGCTTTTTTGTCACAACCACGTTTTTACCCGTGGAGTTTAAAATAACCTCGCTCATATTGTTAATCCCGATATTACTTTCTCTCCTGAGTTTGAGAAAGAGGGGTTATACGGGACTTATGTTAGCTTTCGCGGCAGTCCCCATTCCGTTAATAACGGGGGCTCTTGCAGTAAGGGCATATTCGGAAGTATTCATAACTCCCAACGCACTTCAAGAGGCTGCTCAAGGGCTAGGAGTATCAGCTACTACAGCCCAGATTATTGCAGGTGTAATGGTGCTCTTCGGAATTGCCGAACTATTGTTGCTAAGCTACGCCATCTATATGTTCTACAAGCACAGGCACGCTTTCCTCTGA
- a CDS encoding P-II family nitrogen regulator produces MKKIEAIVRDEDFDKVQKALKQIGVAPMTAYPVKGRGVQGGVPPYELMPKMKIEIIVKDEDVEKVVNTIIQNAKRGIPGDGKIFVLPVYEAIRIRTGEKGNEALY; encoded by the coding sequence ATGAAAAAAATTGAAGCTATTGTTAGGGATGAAGACTTCGATAAAGTTCAAAAAGCTTTGAAGCAAATAGGAGTAGCTCCCATGACTGCCTATCCCGTCAAAGGGAGGGGGGTGCAAGGTGGAGTTCCACCTTATGAACTCATGCCGAAGATGAAGATTGAGATCATTGTTAAAGATGAGGATGTTGAAAAAGTTGTTAATACAATAATCCAAAATGCAAAAAGGGGCATTCCTGGAGACGGAAAGATATTTGTTCTGCCGGTTTATGAAGCAATAAGAATAAGAACAGGAGAAAAGGGAAACGAGGCCTTATACTAA